One window of the Zea mays cultivar B73 chromosome 3, Zm-B73-REFERENCE-NAM-5.0, whole genome shotgun sequence genome contains the following:
- the LOC100280850 gene encoding uncharacterized protein LOC100280850 precursor, whose product MAHGRMMMGCVFLACLLVAASVPSTASAFVFKAGGTGEWRVPAAAAGSNVSAYNAWAQRNRFRVGDAIAFTYQPGKDSVLLVDERSYDACDASSPTDTFADGSTVFTFNRSGPFYFISGNKGNCDRGEKLVVVVMAERAAIGTGGTGLAPSPSSSSSPNGPFSAFSPPPPPFGIDISPSPTAAYPPPSAAPPKMAGLAGAAAFAIIGALFYALV is encoded by the exons ATGGCGCACGGGCGGATGATGATGGGCTGCGTGTTCCTGGCGTGCCTGCTGGTGGCGGCGTCGGTGCCGTCCACCGCGTCCGCGTTCGTGTTCAAGGCGGGCGGCACGGGCGAGTGGCGCGTGCCCGCCGCGGCCGCTGGCAGCAACGTCAGCGCGTACAACGCGTGGGCGCAACGCAACCGTTTTCGCGTGGGTGACGCCATCG CTTTCACGTACCAGCCCGGCAAAGACTCGGTGCTCCTCGTCGACGAGAGGTCCTACGACGCCTGCGACGCGAGCTCGCCGACCGACACCTTCGCCGACGGCAGCACCGTCTTCACCTTCAACCGCTCCGGCCCCTTCTACTTCATCAGCGGCAATAAAGGCAACTGCGACCGCGGCGAgaagctggtcgtcgtcgtcatgGCCGAGCGCGCGGCCATCGGCACGGGCGGCACGGGGCTGgcgccgtcgccgtcgtcgtcgtcgtcccccAACGGCCCATTCTCCGCCTTCTCTCCGCCGCCGCCACCCTTTGGCATCGACATCTCGCCGAGTCCCACGGCCGCGTATCCGCCACCAAGTGCCGCGCCGCCCAAGATGGCAGGACTTGCCGGCGCGGCGGCGTTTGCCATTATTGGAGCCTTGTTCTACGCGCTTGTTTGA
- the LOC103651124 gene encoding uncharacterized protein: protein MEYVNEFDTLSASSVTWQPYNAPEYAGMIFSEVCSSEDELYMMQCPLVCFWCVEWHLPHRVQRQFGRNQLWPVEDVPTSKELHKFDRRKQKKITDFRQHHLIFINDWESGAENVYSNDELHNNSDYRRYQAWYQGATRCKLRQQWTVEDYADIDSSDDEETEYDLSTRLGTQVEAAPILDRVGNTLRRSVEDIDRQLLTVGDSSMRSFLQRLSRRLRGAAARCGCRTTVAHDVHVPSCTDTATPSTGLGAGFDYDHDEIGPSQLQGAPSTQPLQPQDRRRHRSPQRYTPGTDALGKGKTRRR, encoded by the exons ATGGAGTATGTTAACGAGTTTGACACCCTTTCTGCCTCTAGC gtcacATGGCAGCCATACAACGCACCTGAGTATGCTGGGATGATCTTTAGTGAAGTATGCAGCAGTGAAGATGAACTCTATATGATGCAATGTCCTTTGGTCTGTTTCTGGTGTGTTGAGTGGCACCTACCTCACAGGGTTCAGAGACAGTTTGGTAGGAACCAGCTATGGCCGGTTGAAGATGTTCCTACTTCAAAGGAGCTACACAA ATTTGACCGGCGGAAGCAAAAGAAGATAACGGACTTTCGTCAACATCATCTGATATTTATAAATGATTGGGAATCGGGTGCTGAGAATGTATATTCCAACGATGAGTTGCACAACAACAGTGATTACAGGCGGTACCAAGCTTGGTACCAGGGTGCGACTCGTTGTAAGCTTCGCCAGCAGTGGACAGTGGAAGACTACGCCGACATTGATTCTTCTGACGATGAAGAAACGGAGTATGACCTGTCCACTAGACTGGGAACCCAAGTGGAGGCGGCACCCATATTAGATCGAGTG GGTAACACATTGCGACGGTCGGTAGAGGACATTGATCGCCAACTTTTGACTGTGGGCGACAGCAGCATGCGCAGCTTCTTGCAG CGTTTATCTAGGCGCCTACGTGGAGCTGCTGCTCGCTGTGGCTGCAGGACTACTGTTGCACATGACGTCCATGTACCATCGTGTACCGACACAGCAACACCCTCCACAGGTCTTGGTGCTGGCTTCGACTACGATCACGACGAGATAGGACCTTCACAGCTTCAGGGGGCTCCTTCGACACAGCCATTACAACCACAAGATCGTAGGCGACACCGCTCTCCACAAcgttacactccaggcaccgacgctttaggcaagggtaagactaggagacGTTGA